From a region of the Basfia succiniciproducens genome:
- the cysQ gene encoding 3'(2'),5'-bisphosphate nucleotidase CysQ produces the protein MQITQQLLDDVLKIASLAGEHLKTFYAKSVNVEIKTDNTPVTEADLFLSQFLIEKLTVLTPDIPVLSEENCNIPLAERQKWQSYWLIDPVDGTQQFINHTGQFSIMICLVQDNQPQLGIIHAPIIGKTYYARRGLGAFLIENGCCRKLPPLQPHNHQHIKITIGSSNPEKIRQSVQPPYKADLLLYGSSSLKSGLVAEGVADCYVRLGNTGEWDTAAAEVLLNEVGGKIFNLQYRPLTYNQRETLVNPHFVMANAQLDWKKIFRFDL, from the coding sequence ATGCAAATAACTCAACAACTTCTCGATGACGTATTGAAAATCGCCTCATTAGCGGGCGAACATCTAAAAACATTCTATGCAAAATCCGTGAACGTAGAAATAAAGACGGACAATACACCCGTTACGGAAGCCGATTTATTTTTGAGCCAATTTCTAATCGAAAAATTAACCGTACTAACGCCGGATATTCCCGTGCTCTCGGAGGAAAACTGCAACATTCCGCTGGCCGAACGTCAAAAATGGCAGTCTTACTGGTTAATTGATCCGGTGGACGGTACACAACAATTTATCAATCATACCGGGCAATTTTCCATTATGATTTGCCTGGTTCAGGATAATCAACCGCAACTCGGCATTATCCATGCCCCAATCATAGGAAAAACCTATTATGCCCGTCGGGGACTAGGCGCTTTTCTGATTGAAAACGGCTGTTGCCGAAAACTTCCGCCGCTTCAACCACACAATCATCAGCACATCAAAATTACCATCGGTTCGTCTAATCCGGAAAAAATCCGCCAATCCGTACAACCGCCTTATAAGGCGGATCTGTTATTGTACGGCTCCAGCAGTTTGAAATCCGGCCTTGTTGCCGAAGGCGTGGCGGACTGTTACGTTCGTTTGGGCAATACGGGTGAATGGGATACCGCAGCGGCAGAAGTATTGCTGAATGAAGTGGGCGGCAAAATTTTTAATTTACAATACCGGCCTCTCACCTATAATCAGCGAGAAACATTAGTGAATCCCCATTTTGTCATGGCTAATGCACAATTGGATTGGAAAAAAATCTTTCGATTTGATTTGTAA
- the gnd gene encoding decarboxylating NADP(+)-dependent phosphogluconate dehydrogenase: MSTKGDIGVIGLAVMGQNLILNMNDNGFKVVAFNRTTAKVDEFLQGAAKGTNIIGAYSLEDLAAKLEKPRKVMLMVRAGDVVDQFIDALLPHLEQGDIIIDGGNSNYPDTNRRTKALAEKGIRFIGTGVSGGEEGARHGPSIMPGGNPEAWPYVKPILQAISAKTDKGEPCCDWVGAEGAGHFVKMVHNGIEYGDMQLICEAYQFLKEGLGLSYEEMHEIFQQWKQTELDSYLVDITTDILAYKDTDGQPLVEKILDTAGQKGTGKWTGINALDFGIPLTLITESVFARCVSSFKEQRVAAAKLFNKTVSPVEGDKKVWIEAVRKALLASKIISYAQGFMLIREASEQFGWNINYGATALLWREGCIIRSAFLGNIRDAYETNPDLVFLGSDPYFKGILQNALADWRKVVAKSIEAGIPMPCMASAITFLDGYTSERVPANLLQAQRDYFGAHTYERTDKPRGEFFHTNWTGRGGNTASTTYDV; the protein is encoded by the coding sequence ATGTCAACAAAAGGTGATATCGGCGTTATCGGTTTAGCGGTAATGGGTCAGAACTTAATTTTAAATATGAACGACAACGGCTTTAAAGTGGTGGCGTTTAACCGTACCACGGCAAAAGTGGATGAGTTTTTACAGGGTGCGGCGAAAGGCACCAATATTATCGGCGCTTATTCACTGGAAGATCTCGCCGCTAAATTAGAAAAACCGCGCAAAGTAATGTTAATGGTGCGTGCCGGTGATGTGGTGGATCAATTTATTGATGCCTTACTACCCCATTTAGAACAAGGCGATATCATTATCGACGGCGGTAACTCAAATTACCCGGATACCAACCGCCGTACCAAAGCCCTGGCGGAAAAAGGCATTCGCTTTATCGGTACCGGCGTTTCCGGCGGCGAAGAAGGCGCACGCCACGGACCTTCTATCATGCCGGGCGGTAACCCTGAAGCCTGGCCTTATGTGAAACCGATTTTGCAGGCGATTTCCGCCAAAACCGACAAAGGCGAACCTTGTTGCGACTGGGTGGGCGCCGAAGGTGCGGGACATTTCGTGAAAATGGTGCATAACGGTATCGAATACGGCGATATGCAGTTAATCTGCGAAGCTTACCAATTCTTAAAAGAAGGCTTAGGTTTAAGCTATGAAGAAATGCACGAAATTTTCCAACAATGGAAACAAACCGAGTTAGACAGTTATCTGGTGGACATTACAACGGATATTTTGGCCTATAAAGATACGGACGGTCAGCCGTTGGTAGAAAAAATCTTAGATACCGCCGGCCAAAAAGGTACCGGTAAATGGACGGGTATCAACGCCCTGGATTTCGGTATTCCGTTAACCCTGATCACCGAATCCGTCTTTGCCCGTTGTGTCTCTTCTTTCAAAGAGCAACGTGTTGCCGCGGCAAAATTATTCAATAAAACCGTCAGCCCGGTGGAAGGGGACAAAAAAGTCTGGATTGAAGCGGTTCGCAAAGCTTTGCTTGCCTCAAAAATTATCTCTTATGCACAAGGTTTTATGCTGATTCGCGAAGCTTCCGAACAGTTCGGCTGGAATATTAACTACGGTGCCACTGCGTTATTATGGCGTGAAGGCTGTATTATTCGTTCCGCATTCTTAGGCAATATTCGTGACGCTTATGAGACGAATCCTGATTTGGTGTTCTTAGGTTCCGACCCGTATTTCAAAGGTATTTTGCAAAATGCCCTGGCAGACTGGCGTAAAGTGGTGGCGAAATCTATTGAAGCGGGTATTCCGATGCCTTGTATGGCGTCTGCCATTACCTTCTTAGACGGTTATACTTCCGAGCGTGTGCCGGCCAACTTATTACAGGCGCAACGCGACTACTTCGGCGCGCATACTTACGAACGTACCGACAAACCGCGCGGCGAATTCTTCCACACCAACTGGACCGGTCGCGGCGGTAATACGGCGTCAACTACTTATGATGTTTAA
- a CDS encoding MgtC/SapB family protein translates to MNNFFLNTQSFLQLFLQSAQFMILLKISIAMCLGAFIGLERELKHKPVGVKTCVIISITTCILTIVSIQSAEYYAEVSNNIRTDPMRLAAQVISGIGFLGAGVILRKNNDAISGLTTAAIIWAAAGIGIATGAGFFFDAIIATLMILVAIRLSPYVMKLAHHRRQEKDIEVSFTFHLASIQAIGNITELFMSHQCKIEDIAIKDLYNGEVNLTFQCDIEDHNMLRDVYLHSKALPDVLAVHLETA, encoded by the coding sequence ATGAACAATTTTTTCCTCAATACCCAATCTTTTCTGCAACTCTTCTTGCAATCCGCACAATTTATGATTTTGTTAAAAATCTCTATTGCTATGTGTCTTGGGGCATTTATTGGTTTGGAACGGGAACTGAAACATAAACCCGTCGGTGTAAAAACCTGTGTAATCATTTCTATTACCACCTGCATTCTGACTATCGTATCCATTCAATCTGCGGAATATTATGCGGAAGTTTCAAATAATATTCGTACCGATCCCATGCGGTTGGCGGCTCAGGTTATCAGTGGTATCGGTTTTCTCGGTGCCGGGGTGATTTTGCGTAAAAATAACGATGCAATTTCGGGATTAACCACTGCGGCAATAATTTGGGCGGCTGCGGGAATTGGTATTGCAACGGGCGCCGGCTTTTTCTTTGATGCCATTATTGCGACATTGATGATTTTAGTGGCGATTCGTTTAAGTCCTTATGTGATGAAATTAGCCCATCACCGTCGCCAGGAAAAAGATATTGAAGTGAGCTTTACGTTTCATTTAGCCTCAATTCAGGCAATTGGAAACATCACCGAATTATTTATGAGTCATCAATGTAAAATTGAAGATATAGCCATTAAGGATTTATATAACGGTGAAGTTAATTTAACATTCCAATGCGATATTGAAGACCATAATATGCTGAGAGACGTATATTTGCATTCCAAAGCGCTTCCCGATGTGCTTGCCGTGCATTTAGAAACCGCCTGA
- a CDS encoding NADPH-dependent FMN reductase, with the protein MTKQIAVLIGSGSTTSFSKLVVSHLQKMAPASIQLNIVEIADLPLYDRDLDENSPAQYTRVREQIANADGVILVSPEHNGAISAMLKNAIDVVSRPMGQSKWFGKPAGIVTVAAGMAGGVRVADQLRTIASGSFIGMPVYQQNACVGGLFNGVFDQNGEITIDAVKQMLQQFIDGYAEFVAKF; encoded by the coding sequence ATGACTAAACAAATTGCAGTATTAATCGGTAGCGGCAGTACGACTTCATTCAGTAAATTGGTGGTTTCTCATTTACAAAAAATGGCGCCCGCTTCAATTCAGTTAAATATCGTGGAAATCGCCGATCTTCCGCTTTATGATCGTGATTTAGACGAAAACAGCCCGGCTCAATATACCCGTGTACGCGAACAGATCGCCAATGCCGACGGCGTGATTTTAGTGAGCCCGGAACATAACGGTGCCATTTCGGCTATGCTGAAAAACGCTATTGACGTAGTTTCCCGCCCAATGGGGCAAAGCAAATGGTTCGGTAAACCGGCTGGTATCGTGACTGTGGCGGCAGGTATGGCGGGTGGTGTGCGTGTTGCCGATCAACTTCGCACTATTGCGTCAGGTTCATTTATCGGTATGCCGGTTTATCAACAAAATGCCTGCGTTGGCGGTTTGTTTAACGGCGTATTCGACCAAAACGGCGAAATCACCATTGATGCGGTAAAACAAATGCTGCAACAATTTATCGACGGTTATGCGGAATTTGTTGCAAAATTCTAA
- a CDS encoding alpha/beta fold hydrolase, translated as MLNREPKFSNFALTELLPFAERCPLNYIKGKNNIKIAYRHFKHEHDGNDRLLVLVNGRAENLLKWTEVAYDFYHQGYDVLSFDHRGQGYSDRLLKNRDKGYIDEFRYYTDDMAAVIDEAYSYRQYSSCHLVAHSLGALISTYYLANYDHHIKSAVLSAPFYGLQLHRPFIDQIIINLMILFGQGKRYVPGKEGYKPANLNNNELSFCKTRMKWMNRINRNHPAIHLGGPTFRWVHLCLNAIKGLPKIIPRIEIPILILHSDKEKIVNNKNLQKLTALFQHVQVEEIQNAKHEILFERDALRARAIQRISKFFTDFK; from the coding sequence ATGCTAAACAGAGAACCTAAATTTAGCAATTTTGCATTAACCGAACTGCTTCCCTTTGCGGAACGCTGTCCGCTGAATTATATCAAGGGCAAAAACAACATAAAAATCGCTTATCGCCATTTTAAACATGAACATGACGGTAATGACAGGTTATTGGTGTTAGTAAACGGACGTGCGGAAAATTTGCTGAAATGGACTGAAGTGGCTTATGATTTTTATCACCAGGGTTATGATGTGCTGAGTTTCGATCATCGAGGGCAAGGCTATTCCGATCGGCTATTAAAAAATAGAGATAAAGGTTACATTGATGAATTCCGCTATTATACGGACGATATGGCGGCGGTTATCGATGAAGCTTATTCCTATCGTCAATACAGCTCCTGCCACCTAGTGGCTCATTCATTAGGGGCGTTAATCAGCACCTATTATCTTGCTAACTATGATCACCATATAAAAAGTGCCGTGTTATCCGCACCTTTTTACGGTTTACAGTTACATCGCCCGTTTATCGATCAAATTATCATTAATTTGATGATACTATTCGGACAAGGAAAACGTTATGTACCGGGAAAAGAAGGCTATAAGCCGGCTAATTTAAATAATAACGAACTCAGTTTCTGCAAAACCCGCATGAAATGGATGAACAGAATTAATCGCAATCATCCGGCAATTCATCTTGGCGGACCGACATTCCGTTGGGTTCATTTATGCTTAAACGCGATAAAAGGTCTGCCTAAAATTATTCCCCGCATTGAAATACCTATTTTAATTTTGCATTCCGATAAAGAGAAAATCGTAAATAATAAAAATCTACAAAAATTAACCGCACTTTTTCAACATGTTCAAGTGGAAGAAATACAAAATGCAAAACATGAAATTCTGTTTGAGCGTGATGCATTAAGGGCTCGGGCAATTCAACGAATCAGTAAATTTTTCACGGACTTCAAATAA
- the ftsE gene encoding cell division ATP-binding protein FtsE: MIRFANVSKAYLGGKPALQGLTFHLPVGSMTYLTGHSGAGKSTLLKLIMGMERANGGQIWFNGHDITRLSPYEIPFLRRQIGMVHQDYRLLPERSVVDNVALPLIITGFHPKDAEKYALAALDRVGLRDRANYLPVHLSGGEQQRVDIARAVVHKPQLLLADEPTGNLDDKLSMDIFNLFEEFNKLGMTVLIATHNLGLIQQKPKPCLVLEQGHLR; encoded by the coding sequence ATGATACGTTTTGCAAACGTCAGCAAAGCCTATCTCGGCGGCAAGCCGGCTCTGCAAGGGCTGACTTTCCATCTACCGGTAGGCAGTATGACTTATTTAACGGGACATTCAGGTGCCGGGAAAAGCACCTTATTAAAATTAATTATGGGCATGGAACGTGCCAATGGCGGACAAATTTGGTTCAACGGCCATGATATTACCCGCCTCTCGCCTTATGAAATTCCTTTCTTACGCCGTCAAATAGGTATGGTTCATCAGGATTATCGTTTATTGCCGGAACGTTCGGTGGTCGATAACGTCGCCTTGCCGTTAATTATTACCGGTTTTCACCCTAAAGATGCGGAAAAATACGCATTAGCCGCCCTAGATCGCGTAGGGCTACGGGATCGCGCCAATTATTTACCGGTTCATTTATCCGGCGGCGAACAGCAACGGGTAGACATTGCCCGTGCGGTTGTACATAAACCGCAATTATTATTAGCCGATGAACCTACCGGTAATCTGGATGACAAACTTTCCATGGATATTTTCAATTTATTTGAGGAATTCAATAAACTCGGTATGACGGTGTTAATCGCCACCCATAATTTAGGCTTAATTCAACAAAAACCCAAACCTTGTCTCGTGTTAGAGCAAGGGCATTTACGTTAA
- the pgl gene encoding 6-phosphogluconolactonase, protein MNYITFPTAQAAVEKIAQEFVLYSQLDRPVHISLSGGSTPKLLFKTLATPPFNTKVRWENLHFWWGDDRMVVPSDPESNYGEVQKLLFDHIRIPVENIHRIRGEENPDQELARFSAELTACVPNLEFDWIILGMGSDGHTASLFPHQTNFADENVALIAKHPESGQIRISKSAKLIEQAKRITYLVTGSAKAEILKQIKTTPAEQLPYPAARIRAKNGITEWYLDADAAKLL, encoded by the coding sequence ATGAACTACATTACATTCCCGACGGCACAGGCCGCGGTAGAAAAAATCGCCCAGGAGTTTGTGTTATACAGTCAATTAGACCGTCCCGTACATATTTCCCTTTCCGGCGGTTCCACGCCGAAATTGTTATTTAAAACCTTAGCGACACCACCGTTTAATACAAAAGTGCGGTGGGAAAATCTGCATTTTTGGTGGGGGGACGATCGCATGGTTGTACCGAGTGATCCGGAAAGCAACTACGGCGAAGTACAAAAATTATTGTTCGATCACATTCGGATTCCTGTGGAAAATATCCATCGTATTCGTGGCGAAGAAAATCCGGATCAAGAGCTTGCAAGATTTTCGGCGGAACTCACCGCCTGCGTACCGAATCTGGAATTTGATTGGATAATTCTCGGCATGGGTAGCGACGGCCACACCGCCTCTCTTTTCCCCCATCAAACCAATTTTGCTGACGAAAATGTAGCCCTGATTGCCAAACATCCGGAAAGCGGTCAAATCCGGATTTCCAAAAGCGCAAAATTAATCGAACAAGCAAAACGCATTACCTATTTAGTCACGGGTTCGGCAAAAGCGGAAATCTTAAAACAAATCAAAACCACACCAGCGGAACAACTGCCTTACCCCGCAGCCCGTATCCGGGCAAAAAACGGCATCACGGAATGGTATTTAGACGCGGATGCGGCAAAATTATTGTAA
- the asd gene encoding aspartate-semialdehyde dehydrogenase has translation MKNVGFIGWRGMVGSVLMDRMQQEQDFANLNPVFFTTSQAGQKAPVFGGKEAGNLKDAFDIEELKKLDIIVTCQGGDYTNEVYPKLKATGWDGYWVDAASALRMEKDAIIVLDPVNQHVIADGLKNGIKTFVGGNCTVSLMLMALGGLFERDLVEWISVATYQAASGAGAKNMRELVSQMGLLEKSVSEELANPASSILDIERKVTAEMRADSFPTDNFGAALAGSLIPWIDKLLPSGQTKEEWKGYAETNKILGLSDNPIPVDGLCVRIGALRCHSQAFTIKLKKDVPLEEIEQILASHNEWVKVIPNDKETTLRELTPAKVTGTLSVPVGRLRKLAMGPEYLAAFTVGDQLLWGAAEPVRRILKQLVA, from the coding sequence ATGAAAAACGTTGGTTTTATCGGATGGCGCGGTATGGTCGGTTCAGTATTAATGGATCGTATGCAACAGGAACAGGATTTCGCAAATCTTAATCCGGTTTTCTTTACCACTTCTCAAGCAGGGCAAAAAGCGCCGGTATTCGGCGGTAAAGAGGCGGGTAATTTGAAAGACGCCTTTGATATCGAAGAATTAAAAAAATTGGATATTATCGTCACTTGTCAGGGTGGCGATTATACTAATGAAGTGTATCCGAAACTGAAAGCCACCGGTTGGGACGGTTATTGGGTGGACGCCGCTTCCGCATTGCGCATGGAAAAAGACGCCATCATTGTATTAGACCCGGTAAACCAACACGTAATTGCCGACGGCTTAAAAAACGGTATAAAAACCTTTGTCGGCGGTAACTGTACAGTTAGCCTTATGTTAATGGCCCTAGGCGGCTTATTCGAACGTGATTTGGTGGAATGGATTTCAGTAGCGACTTATCAGGCCGCTTCCGGTGCCGGTGCCAAAAATATGCGCGAACTTGTTTCACAAATGGGCTTGTTGGAAAAATCCGTCAGCGAGGAATTAGCAAATCCGGCCTCTTCCATTTTAGACATTGAACGCAAAGTTACCGCCGAAATGCGCGCGGATAGTTTCCCGACAGATAACTTCGGCGCCGCATTAGCGGGCAGCTTAATTCCTTGGATCGACAAATTGTTGCCGAGCGGTCAAACCAAAGAAGAATGGAAAGGCTATGCGGAAACCAACAAAATTCTGGGATTAAGCGACAACCCGATTCCGGTGGACGGTTTATGCGTGCGTATCGGTGCATTACGTTGCCACAGTCAGGCATTCACCATCAAACTTAAAAAAGACGTTCCGTTAGAAGAAATCGAACAAATTCTGGCTTCTCATAACGAATGGGTGAAAGTAATTCCGAACGATAAAGAAACCACATTGCGCGAATTAACTCCGGCTAAAGTAACAGGTACATTAAGCGTACCGGTGGGGCGTTTACGCAAATTGGCGATGGGGCCGGAATATTTGGCTGCCTTCACCGTGGGCGATCAATTATTATGGGGCGCAGCGGAACCCGTACGTCGAATCTTAAAACAGTTAGTAGCCTAA
- the zwf gene encoding glucose-6-phosphate dehydrogenase — protein MKAENNCIVIFGASGDLTHRKLIPALYNLYKIGRLSENFSVLGVARTELSNEEFREKMRSALIEHEKADGDELNNFCSHLYYQAVNTSDAADYVKLIPRLDELHDKYKTCGNTLYYLSTPPSLYGVIPECLAAHGLNTEEFGWKRIIVEKPFGYDMKTAKELDVQIHRFFDEHQIYRIDHYLGKETVQNLLVLRFSNGLFEPLWNRNYIDYIEITGAEELGVEQRGGYYDGSGAMRDMFQNHLLQVLAMVAMEPPAIINADSMRDEVAKVLYCLHPLEPNDLQHNLVLGQYAATQLNDERVKGYLEEKGVPPDSNTETYMALRCKIDNWRWAGVPFYVRTGKRLAARVTEVVIHFKKTPHPVFSQEAPENKLILRIQPDEGISMRFGLKKPGAGFEAKEVSMDFRYSDLNGASLLTAYERLLLDAMKGDATLFARTDAVHACWKFVQPILDYKANGGRVYEYEAGSWGPVEADKLIAQHGRVWRKPSGQMKKKV, from the coding sequence ATGAAAGCAGAAAATAACTGTATCGTGATTTTCGGCGCCTCAGGCGACTTGACCCACCGAAAACTCATTCCGGCTCTGTACAATCTCTATAAAATCGGTCGTTTAAGTGAAAACTTCTCAGTTTTAGGTGTTGCCCGCACAGAATTAAGCAATGAAGAATTTCGTGAAAAAATGCGCAGCGCCTTAATTGAACATGAAAAAGCCGACGGCGACGAATTAAATAATTTCTGCTCGCATCTTTATTACCAAGCAGTTAACACATCGGATGCGGCGGATTACGTGAAACTCATCCCTCGCCTAGACGAGTTACATGATAAATACAAGACCTGTGGTAATACGCTTTACTACCTTTCCACCCCGCCAAGCCTGTACGGCGTAATCCCCGAATGTCTGGCGGCACACGGATTAAATACCGAAGAATTCGGCTGGAAACGCATTATCGTGGAAAAACCTTTCGGCTATGATATGAAAACGGCAAAAGAATTAGACGTGCAAATTCACCGATTCTTTGACGAACACCAAATTTACCGTATCGATCATTATTTAGGCAAAGAAACCGTACAAAACCTGTTAGTACTTCGCTTCTCCAACGGTTTATTCGAGCCGCTTTGGAACCGTAACTATATTGATTACATTGAAATCACCGGTGCGGAAGAATTAGGCGTTGAACAACGCGGCGGCTATTACGACGGTTCCGGCGCCATGCGCGATATGTTCCAAAACCATTTATTACAAGTGCTGGCGATGGTAGCAATGGAACCGCCGGCAATTATTAATGCAGATTCCATGCGTGACGAAGTGGCAAAAGTGCTTTATTGCCTACATCCGTTAGAACCGAATGATTTACAACATAATCTGGTTTTAGGTCAATACGCCGCCACACAACTAAACGATGAGCGGGTGAAAGGTTATTTAGAAGAAAAAGGCGTCCCGCCGGATTCAAACACCGAAACCTACATGGCATTACGTTGCAAAATAGACAACTGGCGTTGGGCTGGCGTGCCTTTTTATGTACGCACGGGTAAACGGCTGGCGGCAAGGGTTACAGAAGTGGTTATTCACTTCAAGAAAACACCGCATCCGGTATTCAGCCAGGAAGCGCCTGAAAATAAATTAATTCTACGCATTCAGCCTGACGAAGGTATTTCTATGCGCTTCGGTTTGAAAAAACCCGGTGCCGGCTTTGAAGCGAAGGAGGTCTCCATGGACTTCCGCTATTCGGATTTAAACGGCGCAAGCTTACTCACCGCTTACGAACGTTTATTATTAGACGCCATGAAAGGTGATGCCACCCTGTTTGCACGTACCGATGCCGTGCATGCTTGCTGGAAATTCGTGCAACCTATTCTCGACTATAAAGCGAACGGCGGACGGGTTTATGAATATGAAGCCGGTTCATGGGGGCCGGTGGAAGCCGACAAATTAATTGCCCAACACGGTCGCGTATGGCGCAAACCTTCCGGTCAAATGAAGAAAAAGGTTTAA
- the ftsX gene encoding permease-like cell division protein FtsX encodes MSSKNSAPFWVQMQYVLRHVWADLVKRKYGTILTILVIAVSLTIPTVSFLLWKNTHIASTQFYPESDITVYLHKNLSEEDANAVVEKIRQVEGIDSLNYVSRQQSLNDFRNWSGFSEELDILDDNPLPAVVMIQPAPEYQDSKKREDLRANLNKIKGVQEVRLDNDWMEKFTALTWLIGHISVFCAVLMTLAVFLVIGNSIRSDVYSSQANISVMKLLGATDQFILRPYLYTGIIYGFFGGFFACFFSSLLIGYFASAVQYVTDVFAVKFSLNGLEIGEVLFLLIICAIVGYISAWISATRHIKMLDHKAG; translated from the coding sequence ATGAGTTCAAAAAATAGTGCGCCCTTTTGGGTTCAAATGCAGTATGTGTTGCGCCATGTATGGGCGGATTTAGTAAAACGTAAATATGGTACGATACTGACAATCTTGGTAATTGCCGTGTCTCTGACGATTCCGACCGTCAGCTTTTTGCTATGGAAAAATACGCATATTGCATCAACACAATTTTATCCGGAAAGCGATATTACCGTTTACTTACATAAAAATTTAAGCGAAGAAGACGCTAATGCGGTGGTAGAAAAAATCCGCCAGGTGGAAGGTATCGACAGTTTAAATTATGTGTCCCGCCAACAAAGTTTAAATGATTTCCGAAACTGGTCCGGTTTCAGTGAAGAACTGGATATTTTAGACGATAATCCGTTACCGGCAGTGGTGATGATTCAGCCAGCTCCTGAATATCAGGATTCAAAAAAACGTGAAGATTTACGGGCGAATTTAAATAAAATCAAGGGCGTTCAGGAAGTACGTTTAGATAACGACTGGATGGAAAAATTCACTGCGCTGACCTGGTTAATCGGTCACATCTCCGTATTCTGCGCCGTTTTAATGACCCTTGCCGTTTTCCTGGTGATCGGAAACAGTATTCGTTCGGACGTTTACAGCAGTCAGGCTAATATTTCGGTAATGAAATTATTAGGCGCAACAGACCAGTTTATTCTGCGACCATATCTTTACACCGGCATTATTTACGGCTTCTTCGGCGGTTTCTTTGCCTGTTTCTTCAGCAGCCTGCTTATCGGTTATTTTGCCAGTGCGGTGCAATATGTTACGGATGTCTTTGCCGTTAAATTTTCCCTCAACGGATTAGAGATCGGCGAAGTGTTATTTTTATTGATTATTTGCGCTATTGTCGGTTATATCTCCGCATGGATTTCCGCAACACGTCATATCAAAATGCTGGATCATAAAGCGGGTTAA
- a CDS encoding aspartate/glutamate racemase family protein, translating to MKTIGILGGMSPESTASYYLEINRAVNLALGGNASAKLLISSVDFEEIVQCQKAGDWQKAGEILAEQAKLLEQAGADGILLATNTMHKVARPIIDNISVPFLHILDAVADSIKAKGLNKVALLGTAFTMSDNFYRDGLIERGITPVVPDEETQKEIHRIIFEELCIGKILPQSKTFYLKTIEKLTALGAEGVILGCTEIGLLINQADSTLPFFDTALLHSEMAVDFVLEK from the coding sequence ATGAAAACAATCGGCATTTTAGGCGGAATGAGCCCCGAGAGTACCGCCTCCTATTATTTGGAGATTAATCGTGCGGTGAATCTTGCATTAGGCGGCAATGCCAGCGCTAAATTACTTATATCCAGTGTGGATTTTGAAGAAATCGTACAATGTCAAAAAGCCGGAGACTGGCAAAAAGCGGGGGAAATTCTTGCCGAACAGGCAAAATTGCTGGAACAGGCGGGAGCCGACGGCATTCTGCTGGCCACCAACACCATGCACAAAGTCGCCCGGCCGATTATTGATAATATTTCCGTGCCTTTTTTACATATTTTGGATGCGGTAGCCGATAGCATTAAAGCCAAAGGATTAAATAAGGTAGCATTATTAGGTACTGCGTTTACTATGAGCGATAATTTTTATCGTGACGGTTTAATTGAACGCGGCATTACACCCGTTGTGCCGGACGAAGAAACACAAAAAGAAATCCATCGAATCATTTTTGAAGAACTTTGCATAGGCAAAATACTCCCGCAATCAAAAACTTTTTATTTAAAAACTATCGAAAAATTAACCGCACTTGGCGCAGAAGGTGTAATCTTAGGTTGTACGGAAATCGGTTTATTGATTAATCAAGCGGATTCAACACTACCGTTTTTCGATACCGCGCTTTTACACAGCGAAATGGCGGTGGATTTTGTGTTGGAAAAATAA